Proteins encoded together in one Otariodibacter oris window:
- the nhaB gene encoding sodium/proton antiporter NhaB produces MKNIDAFFKNFLGQAPEWYKIAIIAFLIINPIVYFLISPFIAGWLLVGEFILTLAMALKCYPLQPGGLLAIESVVIGMTSPHHIKLEVMANFDVVLLLMFMVAGIYFMKQLLLYLFTKLIISIHSKRVLSLAFCLSAAFLSAFLDALTVIAVIMSVGVGFYGVYHKVASGNSFEDSTDITNDDKITKHKKILEQFRGFLRSLLMHSGIGSALGGVMTMVGEPQNLIIAAQAQWSFSEFFLRVAPVSIVVFICGIATCYLLEKYKLFGYGDELPRKVWIVLTKYSIQREQKMTRQDRLKLLIQALAGIWLIIGLALHLADVGIIGLTIIIICTAFCGITDEHALGKSFQESLPFTALLVVFFSIVAVIVDLKLFDPIIQFVLSTEEDVQLAWFYVFNGLLSMISDNVFVGTVYINEAKTALTSNIISREQFDLIAVAINTGTNLPSVATPNGQAAFLFLLTSSFAPLIQLSYGRMVYMALPYTIVLSISGFLSMEFLLPSLTKILLNWGWLITH; encoded by the coding sequence ATGAAGAATATTGATGCATTTTTTAAAAATTTCCTTGGTCAAGCACCAGAATGGTACAAAATTGCCATTATAGCGTTTTTGATTATAAATCCCATTGTTTACTTCCTTATTAGTCCTTTTATTGCAGGTTGGTTGTTAGTTGGAGAATTCATTTTAACACTAGCCATGGCCTTAAAATGCTATCCATTGCAACCTGGTGGTCTCTTAGCAATAGAATCTGTTGTGATAGGAATGACATCCCCGCATCATATTAAACTAGAAGTTATGGCAAACTTTGATGTTGTTCTACTTCTAATGTTTATGGTGGCTGGTATTTATTTTATGAAACAGTTATTACTTTATCTTTTTACCAAGCTAATTATTTCTATTCATTCTAAAAGAGTGTTATCTCTTGCATTTTGCTTAAGTGCGGCCTTTCTCTCTGCATTTTTAGATGCATTAACTGTAATTGCAGTAATTATGAGTGTGGGGGTAGGATTTTATGGAGTTTACCATAAAGTTGCTTCAGGCAATAGTTTTGAGGATTCTACAGATATCACTAATGATGATAAAATCACAAAACATAAAAAAATCTTAGAGCAATTCCGAGGATTCCTACGTAGTTTACTCATGCATTCAGGTATAGGAAGTGCATTAGGAGGTGTTATGACTATGGTAGGTGAACCTCAAAACTTAATTATTGCAGCACAAGCTCAATGGAGTTTTAGTGAATTTTTCTTACGTGTAGCACCTGTTAGCATTGTCGTTTTTATTTGTGGTATTGCAACTTGTTATCTGTTAGAAAAATATAAACTGTTTGGATATGGCGATGAACTACCTCGCAAAGTATGGATTGTTCTCACCAAATACAGTATTCAAAGAGAACAAAAAATGACTCGCCAAGATCGTTTAAAACTTCTGATTCAGGCTTTAGCCGGTATCTGGTTAATTATTGGATTAGCATTGCATTTGGCTGATGTTGGTATTATTGGCTTAACTATCATTATTATCTGTACAGCGTTCTGTGGTATCACTGATGAACATGCTTTGGGTAAATCATTCCAAGAATCATTACCTTTTACCGCATTACTTGTTGTCTTTTTCTCAATTGTAGCTGTAATTGTTGATCTAAAACTTTTTGATCCAATTATTCAGTTTGTTTTATCTACTGAAGAGGACGTTCAATTAGCATGGTTTTATGTATTTAATGGATTATTATCAATGATATCTGATAATGTATTTGTAGGTACTGTTTATATCAATGAAGCTAAAACAGCATTAACCTCTAATATTATTAGTCGTGAACAATTTGATCTCATTGCTGTTGCAATTAACACAGGAACAAACTTACCTTCTGTTGCAACACCAAATGGACAAGCGGCCTTTTTATTCTTATTAACATCATCATTTGCGCCATTAATTCAATTATCTTATGGTAGAATGGTTTATATGGCATTACCATATACTATTGTTCTCTCAATATCTGGTTTTTTATCTATGGAATTTTTATTACCTTCACTCACAAAAATTTTGTTAAATTGGGGTTGGTTAATAACTCACTAA
- the fruB gene encoding fused PTS fructose transporter subunit IIA/HPr protein produces MLSLSADNIQLNQYAKNKREAIHLIAHRLVQYGNVESGYESGMVDRESQISTFLGNGIAIPHGTLDTRDLVKKTGVQIIQFPQGVEWGEGNIAYIVIGIAAKSDEHLSILRQLTSILNDEGITQRLAKINDINEFIALFNGSKVLPIIDTDLITFNKNTTSLITLSALNAGKLEEKGYVNTKFIQSVIATQPLKIADNLFVIDSEDGNQANGIAVIRDKENKILITFSHTDQDLESQWKKLLDKEIRKQLFTFEKKSQFVEFFTEKDTSQAVSSKDKIANSHSLEKTCTIHNQHGLHIRNGAILVNLIKAYNVKVKAQNIDTESPFVNAESLMNILSLGVQKGQHLRFVATGKEAQVVLDEIGKAIENGLGEE; encoded by the coding sequence ATGCTTAGTTTATCAGCCGATAATATTCAATTAAATCAATATGCCAAAAATAAGCGAGAAGCTATTCATTTAATTGCTCATCGATTAGTACAATACGGAAATGTTGAATCTGGCTATGAAAGTGGAATGGTTGACAGAGAAAGCCAAATTTCCACTTTTTTAGGCAATGGCATTGCGATTCCCCACGGAACATTAGACACTCGTGATTTAGTCAAGAAGACGGGCGTACAAATTATACAATTTCCCCAAGGAGTGGAATGGGGAGAAGGCAATATTGCCTATATCGTGATTGGTATTGCCGCTAAATCCGATGAACACCTTTCCATTTTACGTCAATTAACGTCCATACTAAATGATGAAGGCATTACCCAAAGACTTGCTAAAATTAATGATATTAATGAATTTATCGCATTATTTAATGGATCAAAAGTATTACCTATTATTGATACCGATCTGATCACTTTTAACAAAAATACAACCAGCCTTATTACACTTTCTGCTCTTAATGCAGGAAAACTGGAAGAAAAAGGGTATGTGAATACGAAGTTTATACAATCAGTTATCGCAACCCAACCACTCAAAATTGCAGATAATTTATTTGTCATTGATAGTGAAGACGGTAATCAAGCCAATGGGATTGCAGTTATTAGAGATAAAGAAAACAAAATTCTGATTACCTTTTCGCATACTGATCAAGATCTAGAATCTCAATGGAAAAAATTACTTGATAAAGAAATACGTAAGCAATTATTTACTTTTGAAAAGAAATCCCAATTTGTCGAGTTTTTTACCGAAAAAGATACCTCACAAGCGGTCAGTTCCAAAGATAAAATTGCAAATTCTCACTCACTCGAAAAAACCTGTACGATTCATAATCAGCATGGCTTGCATATTCGTAATGGTGCAATTTTGGTAAATCTTATCAAAGCGTACAATGTAAAAGTAAAAGCTCAGAATATCGATACTGAAAGTCCTTTCGTTAATGCAGAAAGCCTAATGAATATACTCTCTCTTGGTGTTCAAAAAGGACAACATTTAAGATTTGTTGCCACAGGAAAAGAGGCTCAAGTTGTACTAGACGAAATAGGCAAAGCGATTGAAAATGGTTTAGGGGAAGAATAA
- the ndk gene encoding nucleoside-diphosphate kinase, whose amino-acid sequence MLQQTLCIIKPDATHRHLIGEILAYLEKNDLAIKALKMLQLTKPQAEGFYAEHQGKPFFEPLVESMIKAPVVVAVLEGENAISHYRNLMGATDPEKREKGTIRDLYALSYRENSVHGSDSEDSAKREITYFFTKNEIV is encoded by the coding sequence ATGTTGCAACAAACTCTTTGTATTATCAAACCCGATGCAACTCATCGTCATCTAATTGGCGAAATTCTTGCATATTTAGAAAAAAATGATTTAGCGATTAAAGCACTAAAAATGCTTCAATTAACAAAACCACAAGCAGAAGGCTTTTACGCTGAGCATCAAGGAAAACCTTTTTTTGAGCCTTTAGTTGAATCAATGATCAAAGCACCCGTTGTTGTTGCGGTATTAGAAGGTGAGAATGCAATTAGTCATTATCGAAATCTAATGGGAGCAACGGATCCTGAGAAAAGAGAAAAAGGCACAATTCGCGATCTCTATGCCTTAAGTTATCGAGAAAATTCGGTACATGGTTCTGATTCAGAAGATTCAGCCAAACGAGAAATTACTTATTTCTTTACCAAAAATGAAATAGTGTAA
- the dsbB gene encoding disulfide bond formation protein DsbB: protein MFSYLKRLSIRRGAWALLFASSLILELTALYFQHGMGLDPCVMCIYERVALLGVLISSLIAIIAPKFATLRWIALAIGLFSATKGLLLAIQHTDYQLNPAPWNQCSPFVEFPETLPLDKWFPAIFEPNGDCSAINWQLFGLSMPQWLIVVFSIYLIILILVTISQFKKINVTGSSRQLFR, encoded by the coding sequence ATGTTTAGCTATCTTAAAAGACTTTCTATAAGAAGAGGAGCCTGGGCCTTGCTTTTTGCAAGTAGCTTAATTTTAGAGTTAACAGCGCTCTATTTTCAACATGGAATGGGATTAGATCCCTGTGTGATGTGTATTTATGAACGAGTAGCTTTACTTGGTGTATTAATTTCGTCTCTCATAGCTATTATTGCACCTAAATTCGCTACACTACGTTGGATTGCATTAGCTATTGGTTTATTTAGTGCAACAAAGGGGTTACTGCTTGCTATTCAACATACTGATTATCAACTTAATCCTGCTCCATGGAATCAATGTTCACCATTTGTCGAATTTCCTGAAACATTACCATTAGATAAATGGTTCCCTGCAATATTTGAACCCAATGGTGATTGTAGTGCAATTAATTGGCAATTATTTGGTTTAAGTATGCCACAATGGCTTATTGTGGTATTTTCAATTTACTTGATCATACTTATTCTAGTCACAATCAGCCAATTTAAAAAAATTAATGTAACTGGTTCTAGTAGACAATTATTTCGATAA
- the fadR gene encoding fatty acid metabolism transcriptional regulator FadR: MNKSGILKAQSPAALAEEYIVKSIWNNHFAIGSELPAERELADIIGVTRTTLREVLQRLSRDGWLSIQHGKATRVNNIWETAGPRIIETLIRLDTSIIPMVITNVVSLRTRMAEYYIPEAIKLDSKASLLIFDGLKDLEDTAESFAKFDYNLYRRFTFIADKPVYGLILNSFKDLYHQVASLFFSDPAARKLTLDFYRALQSASQIGDYERASECMINNRYNSTKIWTQMLSNLPSDFME, encoded by the coding sequence ATGAATAAGTCAGGTATATTAAAAGCACAAAGCCCAGCAGCATTAGCTGAAGAATATATAGTTAAAAGTATTTGGAATAATCATTTTGCTATTGGCTCAGAGTTACCAGCGGAAAGGGAGTTAGCTGATATTATTGGTGTAACTCGTACGACATTAAGGGAGGTTTTACAAAGGTTATCTCGTGATGGTTGGTTGAGTATTCAACATGGCAAGGCCACTCGTGTAAATAATATTTGGGAAACTGCTGGACCTAGAATAATTGAGACTTTAATTAGATTGGATACTTCTATTATTCCTATGGTTATTACGAATGTTGTTTCTTTGCGTACTAGAATGGCGGAATATTACATTCCTGAAGCTATAAAATTAGATTCCAAAGCATCATTATTGATATTTGATGGTTTGAAGGATTTAGAGGATACAGCCGAATCATTTGCAAAGTTTGATTATAATTTATATCGAAGATTTACTTTTATAGCAGATAAACCTGTTTATGGGCTAATTCTAAATAGCTTTAAAGATTTATATCATCAAGTTGCATCATTGTTTTTCTCAGATCCAGCTGCGAGAAAATTGACTTTAGATTTTTATCGTGCACTTCAAAGTGCTAGTCAAATAGGAGATTATGAGAGAGCAAGCGAATGTATGATAAATAATAGATACAATAGTACGAAAATTTGGACACAAATGCTGAGTAATTTACCGAGCGATTTTATGGAATAA
- the metG gene encoding methionine--tRNA ligase has product MSNTPRKMLVTCALPYANGAIHLGHMLEHIQADIWVRFQRMRGNQVYFVCADDAHGTPIMLNADKLGITPEQLIENAKAGHIADFSGFNISFDNYHSTHSIENKTITSEIYKKLKANGFIKSKVISQLYDPEKNMFLPDRFVKGTCPNCKAEDQYGDNCEVCASTYSPMDLINPRSAVSGATPIVKESEHFFFDLPSFENMLREWTRSGSLQAEIANKMQEWFESGLQQWDISRDAPYFGFEIPDAENKFFYVWLDAPIGYMASFQNLCDREGIDFNDFWKKDSEAELYHFIGKDIVYFHSLFWPAMLEGSGYRKPTNVFAHGYVTVDGQKMSKSRGTFIQASTYLKHIDPECLRYYYAAKLNDRIEDLDFSLDDFVQRVNSDIVNKLVNLASRNAGFITKRFEGKLASELENPELFAEFITQAEQIASYYESREFNKAIREIMNLTDKANKYIDDKAPWVIAKEEGKEAELQAVCSMGLEMFRILMSYLKPVLPKLAEKAEAFLQTELRWDNIDVPLFNHTISPFKALFSRLEKKQIDAVIEETKILFAEANKKEEKMTETQATNVEPIAPEITIDDFAKLDLRVAKVLKCESVPKSNKLLRFELDLGDHTRQVFSGIKAAYNNPEELEGRFVIMIANLAPRQMSFGLSEGMILSAGTGGSDLFLLSADSGVTAGMQVK; this is encoded by the coding sequence ATGTCAAATACTCCAAGAAAAATGCTCGTTACTTGTGCATTACCTTATGCCAATGGGGCTATTCATTTAGGCCATATGTTAGAACATATCCAAGCAGATATTTGGGTGCGTTTTCAACGTATGCGTGGCAATCAAGTTTATTTTGTGTGTGCAGATGATGCCCACGGTACACCCATCATGCTTAATGCTGATAAATTAGGCATTACACCAGAACAATTAATCGAGAATGCAAAAGCTGGTCATATTGCGGACTTTAGTGGATTCAATATTAGTTTTGATAACTATCACTCAACCCATAGTATTGAAAATAAAACCATTACTTCTGAAATCTATAAAAAATTAAAAGCAAATGGATTCATTAAAAGTAAAGTGATTTCACAGCTGTATGATCCTGAAAAAAATATGTTTTTACCCGATCGCTTTGTAAAAGGCACTTGCCCAAATTGTAAAGCAGAAGATCAATATGGCGATAACTGTGAAGTGTGTGCTTCAACTTATAGCCCTATGGATTTAATTAATCCTCGTTCAGCAGTTTCTGGTGCAACACCAATTGTTAAAGAATCCGAGCATTTTTTCTTTGACTTACCAAGTTTTGAAAATATGTTGAGAGAATGGACACGTTCTGGTTCACTTCAAGCTGAAATCGCCAATAAAATGCAAGAGTGGTTTGAAAGTGGTTTACAGCAATGGGATATCAGCCGTGATGCACCTTACTTTGGATTTGAAATTCCTGATGCCGAAAATAAATTCTTTTATGTATGGTTAGATGCGCCTATTGGCTATATGGCATCATTCCAAAATCTGTGTGATAGAGAAGGTATTGATTTCAATGATTTTTGGAAAAAAGATTCAGAAGCAGAACTTTACCACTTTATCGGAAAAGATATTGTTTACTTCCATAGCCTTTTCTGGCCAGCAATGCTGGAAGGTAGTGGTTATCGTAAACCAACAAATGTTTTTGCTCACGGATACGTAACCGTTGATGGACAAAAGATGTCTAAATCACGTGGAACATTCATCCAAGCAAGCACCTATTTAAAACATATCGATCCAGAATGTTTACGTTACTACTACGCAGCAAAGTTAAATGATCGTATTGAAGATCTTGATTTTAGCTTAGATGATTTCGTACAACGTGTGAACAGTGATATCGTAAACAAACTGGTTAATCTTGCATCTCGTAATGCAGGTTTTATTACTAAACGCTTTGAAGGCAAGCTTGCAAGTGAATTAGAAAATCCTGAACTTTTTGCTGAATTTATTACACAAGCTGAACAAATCGCAAGCTATTATGAATCGCGCGAATTTAATAAAGCCATCCGTGAAATCATGAATTTAACGGATAAAGCGAATAAATACATTGATGATAAAGCGCCTTGGGTGATTGCTAAAGAAGAAGGTAAAGAAGCTGAATTACAAGCGGTATGTTCAATGGGATTAGAAATGTTCCGTATCCTAATGAGCTACCTTAAACCAGTATTACCTAAATTGGCAGAAAAAGCAGAAGCTTTCTTACAAACTGAATTACGTTGGGATAACATTGATGTTCCACTGTTTAACCATACAATTTCACCATTCAAAGCATTATTCTCTCGTTTGGAGAAAAAACAAATTGATGCTGTAATTGAAGAAACCAAAATCTTATTTGCCGAAGCAAACAAAAAAGAGGAAAAAATGACAGAAACTCAAGCAACTAATGTAGAGCCTATTGCCCCTGAAATTACTATTGATGATTTTGCTAAATTAGATCTACGCGTTGCAAAAGTGCTTAAATGTGAGTCAGTACCAAAATCAAACAAACTATTACGTTTTGAATTAGATCTTGGCGATCATACTCGTCAAGTATTCTCTGGTATCAAAGCGGCTTACAATAATCCAGAAGAATTAGAAGGGCGTTTCGTGATTATGATTGCGAATTTAGCCCCACGTCAAATGTCTTTTGGGCTTTCTGAAGGAATGATTTTATCAGCAGGCACAGGCGGTTCAGACTTATTCTTACTTTCAGCGGATTCTGGAGTTACTGCTGGTATGCAGGTTAAATAG
- a CDS encoding SurA N-terminal domain-containing protein: MIEKMHEKSNSFAFKVIFALVSISFVLGGIGGGFLAVDTSAVKVNGEEISQQDFNLAKGRQQSVLNEQLGETFWDLMDNPEYAQQFHESIMNELINDELLSQYAQSLKLGISADQIKLEIVRNPNFQKDGKFDNGLYQLLLTNNGISADQYAGIVYRGMLFSQIQEGIVNSLFDVPVQQELLGKLLLQKRNVRLATYSVEKEMENQTVSPEELQAYYDANKALLINPEEIAVEYVSVTPEDLSSKIQITDEQIDTYYQTNKSQYVTRGESHIAHIQVADEATANDIGQQLKNGEDFAELAKSKSMDTLSATQGGDLGWAREGMFPKAFDDAVATLSVGQVSQPVKVDNAFHIIKLIDRRENKEIPLEQVKDQIADIIKRELVATEYSNVTREMANTAFESNGSLDSVAEVSGKTLQHTELFNRHNIPEILNNEKIVKILFDEQFKQNGQNSDPIDITEGTLAKTIFVRVSQYQPQTVKTFEEAKDEITLAVKKEKSEKLLQAKSEETIKSLIAGNETGVAFDQPQEFVFGQRDLTQRDLMDTIFAMPKPSNKPQYASAKNANGDIVIIALDKVTDGQPDEYNIISSQMTQANSEVLYSDLLKDLRERAKVELNEDFINQLEVLN; the protein is encoded by the coding sequence ATGATTGAAAAAATGCATGAAAAATCGAATAGCTTTGCGTTTAAAGTTATTTTTGCACTTGTATCTATTTCATTTGTACTTGGTGGAATTGGTGGTGGATTCTTAGCTGTAGATACTTCTGCTGTTAAAGTAAATGGTGAAGAAATCTCTCAGCAAGATTTTAATTTAGCCAAAGGTCGTCAACAATCCGTTTTAAATGAACAACTAGGTGAAACATTTTGGGATCTTATGGATAACCCAGAATATGCTCAACAATTTCATGAATCTATCATGAACGAATTGATCAATGATGAACTGCTATCTCAATATGCACAATCTCTCAAATTGGGCATTAGTGCAGACCAAATTAAGTTAGAGATTGTTCGTAATCCTAATTTCCAAAAAGATGGTAAGTTTGATAATGGACTTTATCAACTGCTATTAACAAATAATGGTATTAGTGCAGACCAATATGCTGGGATTGTATATCGTGGAATGTTATTTTCACAAATACAAGAAGGCATTGTGAACAGCTTATTCGATGTACCAGTACAACAAGAGTTACTTGGGAAACTATTGTTACAAAAACGTAATGTTCGCTTAGCGACTTATTCTGTTGAAAAAGAAATGGAAAATCAGACAGTTTCTCCAGAAGAGTTACAAGCATATTATGATGCAAATAAAGCACTGTTAATTAATCCTGAAGAAATTGCAGTAGAGTATGTTTCAGTCACGCCTGAAGATCTTTCTAGCAAAATTCAAATTACGGATGAACAGATTGATACCTACTATCAAACCAATAAATCTCAATATGTAACGAGAGGCGAATCTCATATCGCACATATACAAGTTGCCGATGAAGCAACTGCTAATGATATTGGACAACAACTCAAAAATGGCGAGGATTTTGCGGAGTTAGCGAAATCAAAATCTATGGATACACTATCCGCTACTCAAGGTGGTGATTTAGGTTGGGCAAGAGAAGGCATGTTCCCTAAAGCATTTGATGATGCCGTTGCAACATTAAGTGTTGGACAAGTTAGCCAGCCAGTTAAAGTAGATAACGCTTTTCATATCATCAAATTAATCGATCGTAGAGAGAACAAGGAAATTCCTCTTGAGCAAGTTAAAGATCAAATTGCTGATATTATCAAAAGAGAGTTAGTCGCCACAGAATATTCTAATGTTACACGTGAAATGGCAAATACCGCCTTTGAAAGCAATGGTTCACTTGATAGTGTTGCAGAAGTTTCTGGGAAAACACTTCAACATACTGAATTATTTAATCGCCATAATATCCCTGAAATATTAAATAATGAAAAAATTGTTAAGATTCTGTTTGATGAGCAATTTAAGCAAAATGGTCAAAATTCTGACCCAATTGATATTACTGAAGGTACGTTAGCAAAAACTATTTTTGTGAGAGTAAGCCAATATCAACCTCAAACAGTGAAAACATTTGAAGAAGCTAAAGACGAAATAACATTGGCAGTTAAAAAAGAAAAGTCAGAAAAATTACTTCAAGCTAAAAGTGAAGAGACAATCAAATCACTTATTGCAGGAAATGAAACAGGTGTTGCTTTTGATCAACCTCAAGAATTCGTATTTGGTCAACGTGATTTAACACAAAGAGATCTGATGGATACAATTTTTGCTATGCCAAAACCATCAAATAAACCACAATATGCCTCAGCAAAAAATGCAAATGGGGACATAGTCATTATTGCATTAGATAAAGTTACAGATGGGCAACCTGATGAATATAATATAATTTCTAGCCAAATGACCCAAGCTAATAGCGAAGTATTATATAGTGATTTATTAAAGGATTTAAGAGAAAGAGCTAAAGTTGAGTTAAATGAAGATTTTATAAATCAGCTTGAGGTTCTGAACTAA
- the fruK gene encoding 1-phosphofructokinase → MTTPLRILSVTFNPALDLVGFSSHIRLGELNRIESLGLYPSGKGVNVAKVLADLAIPVTVTGFLGEDNQSDFVQLFEQNNIRDLFYRVKGKTRINVKITETDSNVTELNFQGFKIQSQDWEQFIAQSDSWYKHFDLVAICGSLPDGIEISQFSSWLSHLKSQGLKIILDTSHSALSEGIKAKPWLIKPNQKELEDLTNHALTNLDDIIYSAKILHQKGIENVIVSMGDKGAVWVNDQGILRAEPPHFEHIVSTVGAGDSMIAGLLYGFIHQWDKIKTLRFASAVSALAVTQTNVGISDELVLNNLLPKIKLTTL, encoded by the coding sequence ATGACTACGCCATTACGAATACTGAGTGTGACTTTTAATCCCGCCTTGGATTTAGTTGGATTTTCATCGCATATTCGGTTAGGTGAATTAAATCGTATTGAGTCTCTAGGATTATATCCCTCAGGTAAAGGGGTTAATGTTGCGAAGGTATTGGCAGATCTAGCTATTCCCGTTACAGTAACTGGTTTTTTAGGGGAGGATAACCAAAGTGATTTTGTTCAGTTATTTGAACAAAATAATATTCGAGATCTATTTTATCGTGTAAAAGGTAAAACACGAATTAATGTCAAAATTACAGAAACCGATTCAAATGTCACAGAATTAAATTTTCAAGGCTTTAAGATTCAGTCTCAAGATTGGGAACAATTTATTGCTCAATCAGACTCTTGGTATAAGCATTTTGATCTTGTTGCCATTTGTGGCTCTTTACCTGATGGAATCGAAATCTCCCAATTTTCTAGTTGGCTGTCTCACTTGAAATCTCAAGGATTAAAAATCATATTAGATACTAGTCACTCAGCATTATCCGAAGGAATTAAAGCAAAACCTTGGTTGATTAAACCCAATCAGAAAGAATTAGAGGATTTAACCAATCACGCATTAACTAATTTAGATGATATTATCTATTCAGCTAAAATATTACACCAAAAAGGCATAGAAAATGTAATTGTATCAATGGGCGACAAAGGGGCTGTTTGGGTCAATGATCAAGGTATTTTGCGAGCTGAGCCACCACACTTTGAACATATAGTCAGTACAGTTGGGGCTGGTGATTCAATGATTGCAGGATTACTTTATGGCTTTATTCATCAATGGGACAAAATCAAAACATTACGTTTTGCTAGTGCTGTTTCTGCTCTTGCAGTAACCCAAACTAATGTCGGTATTTCAGATGAATTAGTACTCAATAATCTATTACCCAAAATAAAACTGACTACGTTGTAA
- a CDS encoding KpsF/GutQ family sugar-phosphate isomerase, which produces MNYLLYANDALSLYSQAITRLNQSLSESFNQAVDLILNCEGRVVVAGIGKSGLVGKKMVATFASTGTPSFFLHPTEAFHGDLGMLKSIDVVILISYSGETDDVNKLIPSLQNFGNKIIAMTGNRYSTLAQHSDIVLDISIEREACPNNLAPTTSSLVTMALGDALAIALIKARDFKAEDFARFHPGGSLGRKLLCRVRDVMQKKLPIATLHNTFSDCLDIMNAGRMGVALVMQDEELKGIITDGDIRRTLAKFGAQSLEKTAEDIMTREPKTIVDTAYLAQAEELMKEKHIHSLIAVTESGKVSGIVEFAS; this is translated from the coding sequence ATGAACTACCTACTCTATGCTAACGACGCTCTATCATTATATTCACAAGCTATTACTCGTTTAAATCAATCATTATCTGAATCTTTTAATCAAGCTGTTGATCTCATCCTAAACTGTGAAGGTCGAGTTGTTGTAGCGGGTATCGGTAAATCTGGGCTTGTTGGCAAAAAAATGGTAGCAACATTTGCTTCCACTGGTACTCCTAGCTTTTTCTTACATCCAACAGAAGCCTTTCACGGTGACTTGGGAATGCTAAAATCAATAGATGTCGTGATCCTCATTTCTTATAGTGGGGAAACGGATGATGTGAATAAACTTATTCCCAGCTTACAAAATTTTGGTAACAAAATTATTGCCATGACAGGGAATCGTTATTCAACTCTAGCACAACATTCAGATATTGTGTTGGATATCAGTATTGAACGTGAGGCTTGCCCAAATAATCTTGCACCAACAACCTCAAGTCTTGTCACGATGGCTCTAGGTGATGCATTAGCGATTGCATTAATTAAAGCGCGAGATTTTAAAGCAGAAGATTTTGCTCGTTTCCATCCAGGTGGCAGTTTAGGACGTAAATTACTCTGTCGAGTGCGTGATGTTATGCAAAAAAAATTACCAATTGCAACATTACACAATACATTCAGCGATTGCTTAGATATTATGAATGCAGGCAGAATGGGCGTTGCTCTTGTTATGCAAGATGAAGAATTAAAAGGTATCATTACCGATGGCGATATTCGTCGTACACTTGCTAAATTTGGTGCTCAAAGCTTAGAAAAAACGGCTGAAGATATTATGACTCGTGAACCTAAAACAATAGTTGATACGGCTTATTTAGCTCAAGCAGAGGAATTGATGAAGGAAAAACATATTCACTCACTCATCGCTGTAACTGAATCAGGCAAAGTATCAGGCATTGTGGAGTTTGCTAGCTAA
- the greB gene encoding transcription elongation factor GreB, translating to MAKSNHITRAGWQALDQELKYLWKDERPKVTQAVSDAAALGDRSENAEYIYGKRRLREIDRRVRFLTKRLEALQIVDYHPSQEGKVFFGAWVELENDQEEIKQYRIVGCDEFDPAKQWISIDSPVARALIGKEVDDEIQVDTPSGKITLYINRIWYEKA from the coding sequence ATGGCAAAATCAAATCATATTACGAGAGCAGGTTGGCAAGCCCTTGATCAAGAGCTTAAATACCTTTGGAAAGATGAACGCCCTAAAGTGACACAAGCTGTTTCAGATGCAGCAGCTTTGGGCGATCGCAGTGAAAATGCTGAATATATTTATGGTAAACGTCGTTTAAGAGAAATCGATCGCCGAGTCCGTTTTTTAACGAAACGCTTAGAGGCGTTGCAGATTGTTGATTACCACCCAAGCCAAGAAGGTAAGGTTTTTTTTGGTGCTTGGGTTGAACTAGAAAACGATCAAGAAGAAATTAAACAATATCGCATTGTCGGGTGTGATGAGTTTGATCCTGCAAAACAATGGATCTCCATTGACTCCCCCGTTGCCAGAGCATTAATCGGTAAAGAAGTAGATGATGAAATCCAAGTCGATACCCCTTCAGGAAAAATAACGCTCTATATTAATAGAATTTGGTATGAGAAAGCGTAG